In a single window of the Zea mays cultivar B73 chromosome 5, Zm-B73-REFERENCE-NAM-5.0, whole genome shotgun sequence genome:
- the LOC103626099 gene encoding uncharacterized protein, with translation MPKSHYAASPPPHPPPLLPLALVPPRQCPLVAALLALLSVLLATALWLLLVLSPSQGATPAASERSVLPDAGAAAAAGPGAASPLSLGHIVFGIAGSAHLWPRRREYVRLWWDPAAMRGNVWLDAGAPAAPGPSAPWEGSLPPIRVSEDTSRFRYTNPTGHPSGLRIARIAAEAVRLVGRGAGARWLVLVDDDTVLCADNLVAVLSKYDWTEMVYVGAPSESHSANTYFSHSMAFGGGGVALSFPLAAALAQTLDVCIERYPKLYGSDDRLHACITELGVPLSREYGFHQWDIRGNSHGLLASHPIAPFISIHHVELVDPIYPGLNSLESLELFTKAMKMEPMSFLQRSICYDQSQKLTFAISLGYVVEVYPNVLLPRDLERSQRTYVAYNRMSQRNEFDFDTRDVQKSLCKKPILFFLKDVWKDGNITRGSYARSSARDDLKRKVFCFRSPPLPDIDEIQVSSSPLSKRWHLAPRRLCSALKGSIDGTLFMFVQQCGRGTFGSASDSL, from the exons ATGCCCAAGTCCCACTACGCCGCTTCCCCACCCCCGCACCCGCCGCCGCTCCTCCCGCTCGCGCTCGTCCCGCCGCGGCAGTGCCCGCTCGTCGCGGCCCTGCTGGCGCTGCTCTCGGTGCTGCTTGCCACCGCGCTCTGGCTCCTCCTCGTGCTCTCCCCGTCCCAGGGGGCTACCCCCGCCGCCTCCGAGCGCTCGGTGCTGCCGGATGCGGGAGCGGCCGCGGCCGCGGGCCCCGGCGCCGCCTCGCCCCTCTCGCTCGGCCACATCGTCTTCGGCATCGCGGGGTCGGCGCATCTCTGGCCGCGCCGCCGCGAGTACGTCCGCCTGTGGTGGGACCCCGCCGCGATGCGCGGCAACGTCTGGCTCGACGCGGGCGCGCCCGCCGCGCCGGGGCCTAGCGCCCCCTGGGAGGGCTCCCTCCCGCCGATCCGGGTGTCCGAGGACACCTCGCGCTTCAGGTACACCAACCCCACGGGCCACCCGTCGGGGCTCCGGATCGCGCGCATCGCCGCCGAGGCCGTCCGGCTCGTCGGCAGAGGGGCGGGCGCGCGCTGGCTCGTGCTCGTCGACGACGACACCGTGCTGTGCGCGGACAACCTCGTCGCCGTGCTCAGCAAGTACGACTGGACGGAGATGGTGTACGTCGGGGCGCCGTCCGAGAGCCACTCCGCCAACACCTACTTCAGCCATAGCATGGCTTTCGGAGGTGGCGGCGTCGCGCTCAGCTTTCCGCTCGCCGCTGCACTCGCGCAGACGCTCGACGTGTGCATCGAGAGGTACCCCAAGCTGTATGGAAGCGACGACCGCCTCCATGCCTGCATCACGGAGCTCGGCGTTCCCCTATCCCGCGAATACGGATTCCACCAG TGGGATATCAGAGGCAATTCTCATGGGTTATTGGCATCTCATCCAATTGCTCCTTTCATCAGTATCCACCATGTGGAGCTTGTGGACCCCATATACCCTGGATTGAACTCTCTTGAGAGTCTGGAGCTGTTTACAAAGGCTATGAAAATGGAACCCATGAGCTTCCTGCAGCGTTCAATTTGTTACGATCAAAGCCAAAAGCTTACATTTGCTATCTCGTTGGGCTATGTTGTTGAAGTATATCCCAATGTTCTTCTTCCGCGTGATTTGGAGCGATCACAACGTACTTACGTTGCTTATAATAGGATGAGTCAGAGAAATGAATTTGATTTTGACACTAGAGATGTCCAGAAATCTTTGTGCAAGAAGCCGATCTTATTTTTCTTGAAGGATGTCTGGAAGGATGGAAACATAACTAGGGGATCTTATGCACGATCAAGTGCTAGGGATGACCTCAAAAGAAAGGTGTTCTGCTTCCGGTCACCCCCTTTACCTGACATAGATGAGATCCAAGTTTCCTCGTCTCCATTAAGCAAGCGCTGGCATCTG GCACCAAGAAGGTTGTGCAGTGCACTTAAAGGATCTATTGATGGTACTCTGTTTATGTTTGTTCAGCAATGTGGACGTGGGACTTTTGGTTCAGCTTCTGATTCCTTATGA